From Bradyrhizobium symbiodeficiens, the proteins below share one genomic window:
- the malQ gene encoding 4-alpha-glucanotransferase, whose product MDLLAQAQIKGVQSEFVDALGKLRVTDPVALKSILDALPEKRVYRFVEGPVVLRALRHSRTELAATGGVPLKWTITGNAKVIAQGETREPVIAWPADLPLGYHRLTLTDAEGATEEVPMIVAPERAFGGDFDRGWLLAVQLYSIRSDRNWGIGDFTDLAGLVRLAKQLGADGVGLNPLHVLFDDHPADCSPYSPNSRLFLNPLYIDVEAIPEFSADLVPNAAATAARLREGDRVPYADMAALKWRALRAAFDAFVTKASGARRNQFDAFRADRAPLLSRFACFEVLRHRFVSPWWEWPVEWQQPDDAKCAELRNGPDKREVEFVEFVQWTADNQLHAAKELASQLGMRVGLYLDVAVGVQSNGFDAWNEQIAISRHLAVGAPPDVLNTAGQDWGLAGFNAGGLESQSFVPFADMLAASMRHAGAIRIDHVLGLKRLYLVPRGFKPDNGAYVQMPFEALLGAIARESAAHKCIVIGEDLGTVPEGFRETMQDFGIWSYLVMMFERDDAGHFRSTDFYRPNALVTLNTHDLCTYAGWRSFSDLKVKRSLGLDPGENEQDRWDALGMLDEILRQNGITANDLYSVLAFLSRTPSRLLAVSMEDLLGVLDQPNIPGTIDEHPNWRQRLPVALDQIASKVDLTALRAATRERSRNGGS is encoded by the coding sequence ATGGATCTTTTAGCTCAAGCCCAGATCAAGGGCGTTCAATCCGAATTCGTGGATGCCCTCGGAAAGCTGCGGGTCACCGATCCCGTGGCGCTCAAATCCATCCTCGACGCCCTGCCGGAAAAGCGGGTCTATCGCTTCGTCGAGGGACCCGTGGTGCTTCGCGCCTTGAGACATTCGCGGACCGAGCTGGCGGCCACCGGCGGGGTGCCCCTCAAATGGACAATCACCGGCAACGCGAAGGTGATCGCGCAAGGCGAGACGCGCGAGCCCGTGATCGCATGGCCTGCTGACCTGCCGCTCGGCTACCATCGGTTGACATTGACCGACGCCGAAGGTGCGACGGAAGAAGTCCCGATGATCGTGGCGCCCGAGCGGGCCTTCGGCGGTGATTTCGACCGTGGCTGGCTGCTCGCCGTGCAGCTCTACAGCATTCGCTCGGACCGGAATTGGGGCATCGGAGATTTCACCGATCTGGCCGGTCTCGTCCGGCTTGCCAAGCAGCTCGGGGCAGACGGCGTCGGGCTCAATCCGCTGCATGTCCTGTTCGACGACCATCCGGCCGATTGCAGCCCCTATTCGCCGAACAGCCGGCTGTTTCTCAACCCGCTCTATATCGACGTCGAGGCGATCCCCGAATTCTCGGCAGACCTCGTGCCGAATGCCGCAGCGACCGCCGCGCGGCTGCGCGAGGGCGACCGGGTCCCCTATGCCGACATGGCGGCGCTGAAATGGCGGGCTTTGCGCGCCGCCTTTGACGCTTTCGTGACAAAGGCGAGCGGCGCCCGCCGCAATCAGTTCGACGCATTCCGCGCCGACCGCGCGCCGCTGTTGTCCCGCTTTGCCTGCTTCGAGGTGCTGCGCCATCGTTTCGTGTCGCCGTGGTGGGAATGGCCGGTGGAATGGCAGCAGCCGGACGACGCCAAATGCGCCGAGCTGCGCAACGGTCCCGACAAGCGCGAGGTCGAGTTCGTCGAATTCGTGCAATGGACGGCCGACAACCAATTGCATGCGGCCAAGGAGCTTGCCAGCCAGCTCGGTATGCGGGTCGGATTGTATCTCGACGTCGCCGTCGGCGTGCAGTCCAACGGCTTTGATGCCTGGAACGAGCAGATTGCGATCTCGCGTCATCTCGCCGTCGGCGCGCCGCCCGATGTGCTCAACACCGCCGGTCAGGACTGGGGTCTCGCCGGCTTCAATGCCGGTGGCCTGGAATCGCAGTCCTTCGTGCCCTTTGCCGATATGCTGGCGGCCTCGATGCGCCATGCCGGCGCCATCCGGATTGATCATGTCCTCGGGCTGAAGCGGCTCTATCTGGTGCCGCGCGGCTTCAAGCCCGACAACGGCGCCTATGTGCAGATGCCGTTCGAGGCGCTGCTCGGCGCCATCGCGCGCGAGAGCGCGGCGCATAAGTGCATCGTGATCGGTGAAGATCTCGGCACCGTGCCGGAAGGTTTCCGCGAAACCATGCAGGATTTCGGCATCTGGTCTTATCTCGTCATGATGTTCGAGCGTGACGATGCCGGACATTTCCGCAGTACCGACTTCTACAGGCCGAACGCGCTGGTGACGCTGAACACGCACGATCTGTGCACTTATGCGGGCTGGCGCTCCTTCAGCGATCTCAAGGTAAAGCGCTCGCTCGGGCTCGATCCGGGCGAGAACGAGCAGGACCGCTGGGATGCGCTCGGCATGCTCGACGAGATCCTGCGCCAGAACGGCATTACCGCCAACGACCTCTATTCGGTGCTTGCATTCCTGTCGCGCACGCCGTCGCGGCTGCTCGCGGTGTCGATGGAGGATCTGCTCGGCGTGCTCGACCAGCCCAATATTCCCGGCACGATCGACGAACATCCGAACTGGCGCCAGCGACTTCCCGTCGCGCTCGACCAGATTGCCTCGAAGGTCGACCTCACGGCCTTGCGAGCGGCAACGCGGGAACGTTCGCGGAATGGCGGGAGTTGA